One Bradyrhizobium manausense DNA segment encodes these proteins:
- a CDS encoding S24 family peptidase — MVKQAKAQRMLTHDQIWAALDRLAARAGLSPSGLAKRAGLDPTTFNKSKRVTSDGRERWPSTESIAKALAAAEASIEIFARLVDDDAGDGRTVPLLGFAQASANGAFDESGLPSGKGWSEIVLPTAEDNRAFALEISGDALMPAYRGGDVILVSPGAPVRKGDRVVVKTKAGEVMVATLKRRTAKALELRSFDATQAERSMAASDVAWIARIVWASQ, encoded by the coding sequence ATGGTCAAACAGGCCAAAGCGCAGAGGATGCTGACCCACGACCAGATCTGGGCCGCGCTGGACCGACTGGCCGCGCGCGCCGGGCTGTCGCCGTCCGGCCTCGCCAAACGGGCCGGGCTCGACCCCACCACCTTCAACAAGTCCAAGCGCGTCACCTCCGACGGCCGCGAGCGTTGGCCCTCGACCGAATCGATCGCGAAGGCGCTGGCGGCTGCGGAAGCGTCGATCGAGATTTTTGCCAGGCTGGTCGACGATGATGCCGGTGACGGCCGCACCGTACCGCTGCTCGGCTTCGCACAGGCCAGCGCGAACGGCGCGTTCGACGAATCCGGCCTGCCATCCGGCAAGGGCTGGAGCGAGATCGTGCTGCCGACCGCCGAAGACAACCGCGCCTTTGCGCTCGAGATTTCCGGCGATGCGCTGATGCCGGCCTATCGCGGCGGCGATGTCATCCTGGTCTCACCCGGCGCACCGGTCCGCAAAGGCGATCGCGTGGTGGTCAAGACGAAGGCGGGCGAGGTGATGGTCGCAACGCTGAAGCGCCGCACGGCGAAGGCGCTGGAGTTACGGTCGTTCGATGCGACGCAGGCCGAGCGGAGCATGGCAGCGAGCGATGTGGCGTGGATCGCGCGGATCGTGTGGGCGAGCCAGTGA
- a CDS encoding lysine--tRNA ligase, with product MSVIDPNMSPSDLRALAEQSNAWPFEQAKAIVARLKKSPKDEVLFETGYGPSGLPHIGTFGEVARTSMVRHAFRVLTEDKIKTRLLAFSDDMDGFRKVPDNVPNKDLLAQYLGRPLTAVPDPFSNEHPSFGDANNARLRAFLDHFGFDYEFASSTVYYKSGRFDATLLKMLAAYDKVMDIILPTLGPDRRATYSPFLPISKTTGVVLQVPMVRRDVAAGTVTYVDPDTNQEVETPVTGGNVKCQWKADWAMRWVALGVDYEMAGKDLIDSVKLSGAIARALGATPPEGFNYELFLDEQGQKISKSKGNGLTIDEWLRYASPESLTLFMYREPKAAKRLYFDVIPRNVDDYQQFSDGFARQDGKQQLGNPVWHIHAGHPPKADMPVTFQLLLTLVSSSNAENAETLWGFIGRYRPGVSPQTHPKLDAMVGYAINYYRDFVAPTKTFRVPTDTERAALQDLREALSQLPSEASAEDIQNVVYEIGRREPFLDQVKKGKDGRPGVTLDWFNMLYQVLLGQEKGPRFGSFVAVYGVQNAVNMIDGALARSA from the coding sequence ATGTCCGTTATCGATCCCAACATGAGCCCGAGCGATCTTCGTGCGCTCGCCGAACAATCCAACGCCTGGCCGTTCGAGCAGGCGAAGGCCATTGTCGCGCGGCTCAAGAAAAGCCCGAAGGACGAGGTGCTGTTCGAGACCGGCTACGGCCCCTCCGGCCTGCCGCATATCGGCACGTTCGGCGAAGTCGCACGCACCTCGATGGTGCGGCATGCCTTCCGCGTGCTCACCGAGGATAAGATCAAGACGCGCCTGCTCGCCTTCTCCGACGACATGGACGGCTTCCGCAAGGTGCCTGACAACGTGCCGAACAAGGATCTGCTGGCGCAATATCTGGGGCGGCCGCTCACCGCGGTGCCGGACCCGTTCTCGAACGAGCATCCGTCGTTCGGTGACGCCAACAACGCGCGCCTGCGCGCGTTCCTGGACCATTTCGGCTTCGACTACGAGTTCGCGAGTTCGACCGTCTATTACAAGTCCGGCCGCTTCGACGCGACGCTGCTCAAGATGCTCGCTGCCTACGACAAGGTGATGGACATCATCCTGCCGACGCTCGGCCCCGATCGCCGCGCGACCTATTCGCCGTTTCTTCCCATCAGCAAGACCACAGGCGTCGTGCTGCAGGTGCCGATGGTCCGCCGCGACGTCGCGGCGGGAACGGTGACCTATGTCGACCCGGACACCAACCAGGAAGTCGAGACGCCCGTCACCGGCGGCAACGTCAAATGCCAGTGGAAGGCCGACTGGGCGATGCGCTGGGTCGCGCTCGGTGTCGACTACGAGATGGCCGGCAAGGATCTGATCGATTCCGTGAAGCTCTCCGGCGCGATCGCCAGGGCGCTCGGCGCCACGCCCCCTGAAGGCTTCAACTATGAACTCTTCCTCGACGAGCAGGGCCAGAAGATCTCGAAGTCGAAGGGCAATGGTCTCACCATCGACGAATGGCTGCGCTACGCCTCGCCGGAATCGCTGACGCTGTTCATGTATCGCGAGCCGAAGGCGGCCAAGCGGCTGTATTTCGACGTCATCCCGCGCAACGTCGACGACTACCAGCAATTCAGTGATGGTTTTGCCAGGCAGGATGGCAAGCAGCAGCTCGGCAATCCCGTCTGGCACATCCATGCCGGCCATCCGCCGAAGGCCGACATGCCCGTCACGTTCCAGCTTCTGCTCACGCTGGTGTCGTCGTCGAACGCAGAGAATGCCGAAACGCTGTGGGGTTTCATCGGCCGCTATCGTCCCGGCGTGAGCCCGCAGACGCATCCGAAGCTGGACGCGATGGTCGGCTACGCCATCAACTATTATCGAGATTTCGTCGCGCCGACGAAAACGTTCCGCGTGCCCACGGATACCGAACGCGCCGCGTTGCAGGATCTGCGCGAAGCGCTGTCGCAGCTGCCGTCGGAGGCATCAGCCGAAGACATTCAGAACGTCGTCTACGAGATCGGCCGCCGCGAGCCGTTCCTCGACCAGGTCAAGAAGGGCAAGGACGGTCGACCGGGGGTCACGCTCGACTGGTTCAACATGCTCTACCAGGTGCTGCTCGGCCAGGAGAAAGGCCCGCGCTTCGGCTCGTTCGTTGCGGTGTACGGCGTGCAGAACGCGGTCAACATGATCGACGGCGCGCTGGCGCGGAGTGCGTGA
- a CDS encoding transporter substrate-binding domain-containing protein — protein MAPSQQAKSSKSARGLLTGLAVAVCLFAGLPGARAQAPAKQPPAAPQATPQTTPQAAPQAVPGFWDPRRRPERPDLSRLTVIRFLTETDYPPFNFTGADGNPAGFNVDLARALCEEIKVSCTVQMRRFETLVDALTSNRGDAIIASMAVSPQLRARVDFTDPYYRVPARFASRKDAVMPEIRPEYLEGKKVGVIAGSAHEAYLKAMFTDAELHPYPNDDALRAALRKGEVDFIFGDAISLAFWLNGTDSGDCCAFSGGPFVESRFFGEGIGIAVRKGNDVLRQALNWALFRVWEKGRYTDLWLKYFSVSPF, from the coding sequence ATGGCTCCATCGCAACAGGCGAAATCGTCCAAATCTGCCCGTGGCTTGCTGACGGGGCTCGCCGTCGCCGTGTGCCTGTTCGCCGGCCTGCCTGGCGCTCGCGCGCAAGCCCCGGCCAAGCAGCCGCCCGCTGCGCCTCAGGCGACGCCCCAAACCACGCCTCAAGCCGCTCCCCAGGCCGTGCCCGGCTTCTGGGACCCGCGGCGGCGTCCGGAACGTCCGGACCTGTCGCGCCTGACCGTGATCCGTTTCCTGACCGAGACCGACTACCCCCCGTTCAATTTCACCGGCGCCGACGGCAATCCGGCCGGCTTCAATGTCGATCTCGCCCGCGCGCTCTGCGAGGAGATCAAGGTCTCCTGCACGGTGCAGATGCGCCGCTTCGAGACGCTGGTCGATGCGCTCACCTCCAACCGCGGCGACGCCATCATTGCGTCCATGGCGGTGAGCCCGCAACTGCGCGCGCGCGTCGATTTCACCGATCCCTATTATCGCGTGCCCGCGCGCTTCGCTTCGCGCAAGGACGCGGTGATGCCGGAGATCCGGCCCGAATATCTCGAGGGCAAGAAGGTCGGCGTCATCGCGGGCTCCGCGCATGAGGCCTATCTGAAAGCGATGTTCACCGACGCCGAGCTGCACCCCTATCCCAACGACGATGCGTTGCGCGCAGCGCTCCGCAAGGGCGAGGTCGATTTCATCTTCGGCGATGCCATCTCGCTGGCGTTCTGGCTCAATGGCACTGACTCCGGCGATTGCTGCGCCTTCTCCGGCGGCCCCTTCGTCGAGAGCCGCTTCTTCGGCGAAGGCATCGGCATCGCCGTGCGCAAGGGCAACGACGTGCTGCGCCAGGCCCTGAACTGGGCCCTGTTCCGCGTCTGGGAAAAAGGCCGCTACACCGATCTGTGGCTGAAGTATTTTTCGGTGAGCCCGTTTTGA
- a CDS encoding SCO family protein, producing MSSTARPLAIATAFASSLVVGLLVLFWAMGGVSKVAQPAAIGGPFQLTDQNGKAVTEKNLKGKPTLIFFGYTHCPDVCPTSLFEMSEVLRAMGKDADKVNAVFISVDPERDTPATMKDYLSSFDPHLEGLSGDPAETAKVITSYRVYAKKVPTKDGDYTMDHTALIYLMDRDGRFVSPFNLKRSPEEAATELKRYL from the coding sequence ATGAGCTCCACTGCCCGTCCGCTGGCGATCGCGACCGCCTTCGCCTCGAGCCTCGTCGTCGGCCTGCTGGTGCTGTTCTGGGCCATGGGCGGGGTCAGCAAGGTGGCGCAGCCGGCCGCGATCGGCGGCCCGTTCCAGCTCACCGACCAGAATGGCAAGGCCGTCACCGAGAAGAACCTCAAGGGCAAGCCGACGCTGATCTTCTTCGGCTACACCCATTGCCCTGACGTCTGCCCGACCTCGCTGTTCGAGATGTCGGAAGTGTTGCGCGCGATGGGCAAGGACGCCGACAAGGTCAATGCCGTCTTCATCTCGGTCGACCCCGAGCGCGACACGCCTGCGACCATGAAGGATTACCTCTCGAGCTTCGATCCGCATCTCGAGGGCCTCAGCGGCGATCCTGCCGAGACTGCCAAGGTGATCACGTCCTACCGGGTCTATGCCAAGAAGGTCCCGACCAAGGACGGCGACTACACCATGGACCACACCGCGCTGATCTACCTGATGGACCGCGACGGCCGTTTCGTCTCGCCGTTCAACCTGAAGCGCAGCCCGGAAGAGGCGGCGACCGAGCTGAAGCGGTACCTCTAA
- a CDS encoding FAD-binding dehydrogenase, with the protein MAGHSTEQADVIVVGGGLSGLVAATEIADAGRRVIIVDQEGEQSLGGQAFWSFGGLFLVDSPEQRRLGIKDSFDLAMQDWLGTAGFDRDEDFWPRKWAEAYVAFAAGEKRDWLRAMGHRIFPVVGWAERGGYDAMGHGNSVPRFHVTWGTGPGIVEPFERRARKAAKSGRLIFRFRHRVDALSITNGTVDGVSGAILAPDNAERGKSSSRNVVGEFALKAQAVIVASGGIGGNHDLVRANWPERLGTPPKFMISGVPEHVDGRMIGVTEKAGARLINRDRMWHYVEGIQNWSPIWPRHGIRILPGPSSMWFDATGTRLPAPLFPGSDTLGQLKYIMSTGHDYSWFILTQAIIKKEFALSGSEQNPDLTGKSWRMTLRRATNKGAPAPVEAFKSHGVDFIVRDNIEDLVAAMNKLAGNDLLKLDEVRMQIEARDREIANPYVKDAQVMNIHNARRYIGDKLIRTASPHRILDPEKGPLIAVKLNILTRKTLGGFETDLDSRVFGAEGQIIPGLYAVGEAAGFGGGGVHGYRSLEGTFLGGCLFSGRNAGRAAAKAVG; encoded by the coding sequence ATGGCCGGGCATTCGACCGAGCAGGCTGACGTCATTGTCGTCGGCGGAGGACTATCCGGACTGGTGGCGGCGACCGAGATTGCCGACGCCGGCAGGCGCGTGATCATCGTCGATCAGGAGGGCGAGCAGTCGCTCGGCGGCCAGGCGTTCTGGTCGTTCGGCGGCCTATTCCTGGTTGATTCGCCGGAGCAGCGCCGGCTCGGCATCAAAGACTCCTTCGACCTTGCGATGCAAGACTGGCTCGGTACCGCCGGCTTCGACCGCGACGAGGACTTTTGGCCGCGCAAATGGGCGGAAGCGTATGTCGCGTTCGCGGCCGGCGAGAAGCGCGACTGGCTGCGCGCGATGGGGCATCGCATCTTCCCCGTGGTCGGCTGGGCCGAGCGCGGCGGTTATGACGCGATGGGCCACGGCAATTCGGTGCCGCGCTTCCACGTCACCTGGGGCACCGGGCCCGGTATCGTCGAACCGTTCGAGCGCCGCGCGCGCAAGGCCGCAAAGAGCGGCCGGCTGATCTTCAGGTTCCGTCATCGTGTCGATGCGCTCTCCATCACCAACGGCACGGTCGATGGCGTCAGCGGCGCGATCCTCGCGCCCGACAATGCCGAGCGCGGCAAGAGCTCGTCGCGCAACGTCGTCGGCGAGTTCGCGCTGAAGGCCCAAGCCGTGATCGTCGCCTCCGGCGGTATCGGCGGCAATCATGACCTGGTGCGAGCGAACTGGCCGGAGCGGCTTGGCACGCCGCCGAAATTCATGATTTCAGGCGTGCCCGAACATGTCGATGGCCGCATGATCGGCGTCACCGAGAAAGCGGGCGCGCGGCTGATCAATCGCGACCGCATGTGGCATTATGTCGAGGGCATCCAGAACTGGTCACCGATCTGGCCGCGTCACGGCATCCGCATCCTGCCCGGACCCTCCTCGATGTGGTTCGACGCAACGGGCACGCGGCTCCCGGCGCCGCTCTTCCCCGGCTCCGACACGCTCGGCCAGCTCAAATACATCATGTCGACGGGCCATGATTATTCCTGGTTCATCCTGACGCAGGCCATCATCAAGAAGGAGTTTGCGCTGTCGGGATCGGAGCAGAATCCCGACCTCACGGGCAAGAGCTGGCGCATGACCTTGCGACGCGCCACCAACAAGGGCGCGCCCGCGCCGGTGGAGGCGTTCAAGAGCCATGGCGTCGACTTCATCGTGCGCGACAACATCGAAGACCTCGTCGCCGCGATGAACAAGCTCGCCGGCAACGATCTGCTCAAGCTCGACGAGGTCAGGATGCAGATCGAGGCGCGCGACCGCGAGATCGCTAACCCTTACGTCAAGGACGCGCAGGTGATGAACATCCACAATGCGCGGCGCTATATCGGCGACAAGCTGATCCGCACGGCCTCACCGCACAGGATTCTCGATCCGGAAAAGGGCCCGCTGATCGCGGTCAAGCTCAACATCCTCACCCGCAAGACACTGGGCGGCTTCGAAACCGATCTGGACTCGCGCGTGTTCGGCGCCGAAGGGCAAATCATTCCCGGGCTCTACGCGGTCGGCGAAGCCGCGGGCTTCGGTGGCGGCGGCGTGCACGGCTATCGCTCGCTGGAGGGCACGTTCCTCGGCGGCTGCCTGTTCTCGGGCCGCAATGCAGGCCGCGCCGCGGCGAAGGCGGTGGGGTAG
- a CDS encoding RidA family protein, with amino-acid sequence MSIQRFETGPRMSQVVVHGNTVYLAGVVASNAAGESVTKQTQDILKTIDGHLAKAGTDKSKLLSATIYITDMKTFQEMNAVWDGWVSPGNTPARATVEANLASPQYTVEIMVTAAK; translated from the coding sequence ATGAGCATTCAGCGTTTTGAAACCGGCCCGCGCATGAGCCAGGTCGTCGTGCACGGCAACACCGTCTATCTCGCCGGTGTCGTCGCCAGCAACGCAGCCGGTGAAAGCGTGACCAAGCAGACCCAGGACATCCTGAAGACCATCGACGGCCATCTCGCCAAGGCCGGCACCGACAAGTCGAAGCTGCTGTCGGCCACGATCTACATCACCGACATGAAGACGTTCCAAGAAATGAACGCGGTGTGGGACGGCTGGGTCTCCCCAGGCAACACCCCCGCCCGCGCCACCGTCGAAGCCAACCTGGCGTCGCCGCAGTACACGGTCGAGATCATGGTGACTGCAGCGAAGTAA
- a CDS encoding nuclear transport factor 2 family protein, protein MTDHVTIARRYIDLWNERAQNRRRELLGEFWTADASYVDPLMKGDGRDGIDALISGVQQRFPDFKFSLIGEPNGYGDHVRFSWGLGPDGVDSPIKGTDFAVLKDGRIRSITGFLDQVPAGA, encoded by the coding sequence ATGACCGACCATGTCACCATCGCCCGCCGCTATATCGATCTCTGGAACGAGCGCGCACAAAATCGCCGCCGCGAATTGCTCGGCGAGTTCTGGACGGCGGATGCGAGCTATGTCGATCCGCTGATGAAGGGCGACGGCCGCGATGGCATCGACGCGCTGATATCAGGCGTGCAGCAGCGCTTTCCCGACTTCAAATTCAGCCTGATCGGCGAGCCCAACGGCTACGGCGATCACGTGCGTTTCTCGTGGGGCCTCGGACCTGACGGCGTCGACAGCCCGATCAAGGGGACCGATTTCGCCGTGCTGAAGGACGGGCGGATCAGGAGCATCACCGGGTTTCTGGATCAGGTGCCCGCGGGCGCGTGA
- a CDS encoding amidohydrolase family protein, with the protein MAIDAHQHFWDPARADYPWMAAPELAPIRRAFGPADLAPLLKANGIDASIVVQCRSELAETAEFLRIAHATPSVIGVVGWADLTDAALGDTLDRLRTLPGGAKLVGIRHQVHDEADPDWLLRDDVRRGLTEMFARDLTYDFLVRTRELPAAIATAKAFPQARFVLDHAAKPPIADGGSAEWSDRIAALAACSNVWCKVSGLATEAKWDDWDAELLFPFVQHVAHCFGEDRLIFGSDWPVCLLAGSFGEIKNALEACLAKLGTRAREKAFGVNARAAYRLA; encoded by the coding sequence ATGGCCATCGACGCCCACCAGCACTTTTGGGATCCCGCGCGCGCTGACTACCCCTGGATGGCGGCGCCCGAGCTTGCGCCGATCCGCCGCGCCTTCGGCCCCGCCGATCTCGCGCCGCTGCTCAAGGCGAACGGCATCGACGCGAGCATCGTGGTGCAATGCCGCTCCGAGCTCGCGGAGACGGCGGAGTTTTTGCGGATCGCGCATGCGACGCCTTCCGTGATCGGTGTCGTCGGCTGGGCCGATCTGACCGATGCCGCGCTTGGCGACACGCTCGACCGCTTGCGCACTTTGCCGGGCGGCGCAAAGCTGGTCGGCATCCGCCACCAGGTCCACGACGAGGCCGATCCCGACTGGCTGCTGCGCGACGACGTCCGGCGCGGACTGACTGAAATGTTCGCCCGTGATCTCACCTACGACTTCCTCGTCCGCACCCGCGAGCTGCCGGCTGCGATCGCAACCGCAAAAGCCTTTCCGCAGGCCCGCTTCGTGCTCGACCACGCCGCAAAGCCGCCGATCGCCGATGGCGGCAGCGCCGAATGGTCTGACCGCATCGCGGCGCTCGCAGCCTGCAGCAATGTCTGGTGCAAGGTCTCGGGCCTCGCGACCGAAGCGAAGTGGGACGATTGGGATGCCGAGCTTCTGTTTCCGTTCGTCCAGCACGTGGCTCATTGTTTTGGCGAGGACCGCCTGATCTTCGGGTCAGACTGGCCGGTGTGCCTGCTCGCGGGCAGCTTTGGCGAGATCAAGAACGCGCTGGAGGCGTGCCTTGCGAAGCTGGGCACACGCGCGCGCGAGAAGGCCTTCGGGGTGAACGCGAGGGCTGCGTACCGGCTCGCCTGA
- a CDS encoding aldo/keto reductase, protein MKRTRLADGLDVTSIGLGSAPLGGLFSAVSDADAEATLARAWSLGVRFFDTAPLYGFGSAERRVGSFLRQQQRDSYAISTKVGRLLRPPGPGTVEDDHFKDAPALRPLFDFSYDGVMRSVEESLNRLGLDRVDVLLVHDPDDHYDDAVSGAFRALMRLRDDGTVKAIGSGMNQSEMLTRFAEAVPVDCFLLAGRYTLLDQGALNALFPICKARKIGILLGGIYNSGILANPHAGAKFNYEDADAALVARALELDRLCREHGTELKAAAYQFCMAHPAVTVAVMGARNAAEVADNIAMSERTVPQAFWQELRAKNLVDARAPLPGGA, encoded by the coding sequence ATGAAGCGCACCCGGCTTGCTGACGGTCTCGATGTCACTTCGATCGGCCTTGGCTCGGCGCCGCTCGGCGGATTGTTCTCGGCGGTCAGCGATGCGGATGCGGAGGCCACACTCGCGCGGGCCTGGTCACTCGGTGTCCGATTCTTCGATACCGCGCCGCTCTACGGCTTTGGTTCGGCCGAGCGTCGTGTCGGCAGCTTCCTGCGGCAGCAGCAGCGAGACTCCTATGCGATCTCGACCAAGGTCGGCCGCCTGCTGCGGCCGCCGGGCCCTGGTACGGTCGAGGATGATCATTTCAAGGATGCGCCTGCGCTGCGGCCGCTATTCGATTTCAGCTATGACGGCGTGATGCGCTCGGTCGAAGAGAGCCTCAACCGTCTCGGGCTCGATCGCGTCGATGTCCTGCTCGTGCATGACCCCGATGATCACTACGACGATGCCGTCAGCGGCGCCTTCCGCGCGCTGATGCGTCTGCGCGACGACGGCACCGTGAAGGCGATCGGTTCCGGCATGAATCAGTCCGAGATGCTTACGCGTTTCGCCGAAGCCGTGCCGGTCGACTGCTTCCTGCTCGCCGGCCGCTACACGCTGCTGGATCAGGGTGCGCTGAACGCGCTGTTTCCCATTTGTAAGGCCAGGAAAATCGGCATCCTGCTCGGCGGCATCTACAACAGCGGCATCCTTGCCAATCCGCATGCGGGCGCGAAGTTCAACTATGAGGACGCCGACGCGGCCCTCGTCGCACGCGCGCTCGAGCTCGATCGGCTCTGCCGCGAGCACGGCACCGAGCTGAAGGCCGCGGCGTACCAGTTCTGCATGGCCCATCCGGCCGTGACCGTTGCCGTGATGGGCGCGCGCAACGCCGCCGAGGTCGCCGACAACATCGCGATGTCGGAGCGTACCGTGCCGCAAGCCTTCTGGCAGGAGCTGCGCGCCAAAAACCTCGTCGATGCGCGGGCGCCGCTGCCGGGCGGAGCATGA
- a CDS encoding sugar-binding protein, with protein MKKLLLAGVTIAMMATPAFAQTYKFAVVPKAMNNPFFDVARDGCMKRAKELGNVECIYKGPIEHEPATQAQIIQDFITQKVDGLAISVADVASMTKSIEAATAAGIPVITFDADAPGSKRIAYIGTNNKDFGVALGKQLLQLRPDGGKYAMVSGGPGAKNLAERVDGVREALKGSKWVEVQGSPTFCNDDSTLAVQQMTDLRTATPDLAAIVPVGGWPMFAPEGFKAFVNKNKKDIDGGKLTLVVADTLKMQLELLRDGYSNALTGQRPFEMGEKSMDTLLAIKKGQKVPETIYTGLDLVTKDNVAQLLK; from the coding sequence ATGAAGAAGCTTCTGTTGGCCGGCGTGACCATCGCGATGATGGCGACCCCGGCATTTGCCCAGACCTACAAGTTCGCCGTCGTTCCCAAGGCGATGAACAACCCGTTCTTCGACGTGGCGCGTGACGGCTGCATGAAGCGGGCCAAGGAACTCGGCAACGTCGAGTGCATCTACAAGGGGCCGATCGAGCACGAGCCGGCGACGCAAGCGCAGATCATCCAGGACTTCATCACCCAGAAGGTGGATGGGCTCGCGATCTCGGTCGCCGACGTTGCGTCCATGACCAAGTCGATTGAGGCTGCGACCGCGGCCGGCATCCCCGTCATCACGTTTGACGCGGACGCGCCGGGCTCCAAGCGCATCGCCTATATCGGCACCAACAACAAGGACTTCGGCGTGGCGCTCGGCAAGCAATTGCTGCAGCTTCGGCCCGATGGCGGCAAATATGCCATGGTCTCCGGTGGTCCGGGCGCCAAGAACCTTGCCGAACGCGTCGATGGTGTCCGCGAAGCGCTGAAGGGCTCGAAGTGGGTCGAAGTGCAGGGGTCGCCGACCTTCTGCAACGACGATTCCACGCTTGCGGTCCAGCAGATGACGGACCTGCGCACCGCGACGCCGGATCTCGCCGCGATCGTTCCGGTCGGCGGCTGGCCGATGTTCGCGCCCGAGGGCTTCAAGGCCTTCGTCAACAAGAACAAGAAGGACATCGACGGCGGCAAGCTGACGCTCGTCGTTGCCGATACGCTGAAGATGCAGCTCGAGCTGCTGCGCGACGGTTACTCCAACGCGCTCACCGGCCAGCGTCCGTTCGAAATGGGCGAGAAGTCGATGGACACGTTGCTCGCGATCAAGAAGGGCCAGAAGGTTCCGGAAACGATCTACACCGGTCTCGATCTGGTGACGAAGGACAACGTCGCCCAGCTCCTGAAGTAG
- a CDS encoding ABC transporter permease codes for MAMPLESPVTFSNVGKTKWWQRGIFASQTGYVLLALVVLMIVMRFASPYFFTEGNMQNVAKNFSFIAIATLGITFVIITGGIDLSVGSMMCFSAMITSMVMVELSAPGSYFVHLATDGKTVVANVPGLILLISVLAGLFVAFIVGLINGFCIAVLGLSPFVTTLGMLSIVRGLAYVVSNGRGSFPGGPDAESFYALTSGDVFGLPAPFIYLVILAVVMAVVLHHTSFGRHVFALGGNEKAAELTGIPVVRVKIEVYVICALAAGLQGIIISGWLGSAPANMATSYELNVIAAAVIGGANLAGGLGGPLGAIVGCVLLEVIRNGLVLAQVNSYWQQTLVGVIIILAVLVDRIRSRMT; via the coding sequence ATGGCCATGCCCCTGGAATCTCCCGTCACGTTCTCGAACGTCGGCAAGACCAAATGGTGGCAGCGCGGCATCTTTGCCTCGCAAACGGGCTACGTCCTGCTGGCGCTCGTGGTGCTGATGATCGTGATGCGTTTTGCAAGCCCCTATTTCTTCACCGAGGGCAACATGCAGAACGTGGCGAAGAACTTTTCCTTCATCGCCATCGCCACGCTCGGAATCACGTTCGTCATCATCACCGGAGGCATTGATCTCTCCGTCGGCTCGATGATGTGCTTTTCCGCGATGATCACCTCCATGGTCATGGTCGAGTTGTCGGCGCCGGGATCGTACTTCGTTCACCTGGCGACCGACGGCAAGACGGTCGTCGCCAATGTGCCCGGATTGATCCTGCTGATCTCGGTGCTCGCAGGCCTGTTCGTCGCGTTCATCGTCGGGCTTATCAATGGCTTCTGCATTGCGGTGCTCGGGCTGTCGCCCTTCGTCACCACGCTCGGCATGCTCTCGATCGTGCGTGGGCTCGCTTACGTCGTCTCGAACGGCCGCGGCAGCTTTCCGGGCGGCCCCGATGCCGAATCTTTCTACGCGTTGACCTCGGGCGACGTATTCGGCTTGCCGGCGCCTTTCATCTACCTGGTGATACTTGCCGTCGTGATGGCGGTCGTGCTGCATCACACGAGCTTCGGCCGCCATGTCTTCGCGCTCGGCGGCAACGAGAAGGCGGCGGAATTGACCGGTATCCCGGTCGTGCGCGTGAAGATCGAAGTCTATGTGATCTGCGCGCTCGCTGCCGGCCTGCAAGGCATCATCATCTCGGGCTGGCTGGGATCCGCGCCTGCGAATATGGCGACGTCCTACGAGCTCAACGTCATCGCCGCCGCGGTGATCGGCGGCGCCAACCTCGCCGGAGGCCTCGGCGGTCCGCTCGGTGCCATCGTCGGCTGCGTGCTGCTGGAGGTGATCCGCAATGGCCTCGTGCTCGCGCAGGTCAATTCCTACTGGCAGCAGACACTGGTGGGCGTGATCATCATCCTTGCCGTGCTGGTCGACCGCATCCGCTCGCGCATGACCTGA